The Deinococcus koreensis genome window below encodes:
- a CDS encoding NAD(P)-dependent oxidoreductase: protein MTSPASQSPSTASSSPQTLAILGGTGRTGRLLIDMALAAGHEVRVLARNPERLHRRDPRLSVVTGDARNAADLAALLEGTDAVLSTLGPVRSDPAGVMTQAAEGLAQAMPAAGVTRLITLTGAGVAQPGDRPKLFDHVIRRVLKLAQPDVLRDSEGHVERLRRSDLNWTAVRAPMLTDGPPAPLKVGMVGDIGPRLSRASAAAFMLQQLDSDAHSRQAPAISN, encoded by the coding sequence ATGACCTCTCCTGCTTCCCAGTCTCCATCCACTGCGTCCTCCAGTCCCCAGACGCTGGCCATCCTGGGCGGCACCGGGCGCACCGGTCGCCTGCTGATCGACATGGCCCTGGCGGCGGGTCACGAGGTGCGGGTGCTGGCCCGCAACCCTGAACGCCTGCACCGCCGCGATCCCCGGCTGAGCGTGGTGACCGGCGACGCCCGCAACGCGGCGGATCTGGCCGCCCTCCTGGAGGGCACGGACGCGGTGCTGAGCACCCTGGGGCCCGTGCGTTCAGACCCGGCCGGCGTGATGACCCAGGCGGCCGAGGGGCTGGCCCAGGCCATGCCCGCCGCCGGGGTCACGCGCCTGATCACGCTGACCGGGGCGGGAGTCGCGCAGCCGGGCGACCGCCCCAAACTGTTCGACCACGTCATCCGGCGCGTACTGAAGCTGGCCCAGCCCGACGTGCTGCGCGACTCGGAGGGCCACGTCGAGCGGCTGCGGCGCAGCGACCTGAACTGGACGGCCGTGCGTGCGCCCATGCTCACCGACGGCCCGCCCGCGCCCCTGAAGGTGGGCATGGTGGGCGACATCGGCCCGCGCCTGAGCCGCGCCAGCGCCGCCGCGTTCATGCTGCAGCAACTGGACAGCGACGCCCACTCGCGTCAGGCCCCGGCCATCAGCAACTGA
- a CDS encoding phenylalanine--tRNA ligase subunit alpha, with the protein MQHEAITEIQAAQTLDDLQGVKTRYVGKSGLVTKELGTLGRLPPEERKARGAEINAVRQAIDAALTEREGVLKRAALDAKLSSEAIDVTLPGLGLPSGGLHPINRVYDELIGIYERLGYAVVEGPEVEDEHYNFEALNVPWYHPARDLQDTFWLEDGRLLRTHTSPMQIRYMVEHEPALKVVVRGKVYRYEATDATHESMFHQLEGLVVGEGISMADLKGTIAEMARGLYGASAKVRFQPSYYPFVEPGADFAVWWENPRGESKWLELGGCGMIHPNVFKAVDDLREAQGKARVYEGQTGFAFGLGPERIAMLKYGVPDIRYFYANDPRVLGQFRGELG; encoded by the coding sequence ATGCAGCACGAAGCCATCACCGAAATCCAGGCCGCCCAGACCCTCGACGACCTGCAGGGCGTCAAGACGAGGTATGTGGGCAAGAGTGGTCTGGTCACGAAGGAACTGGGCACCCTGGGCAGGCTCCCGCCCGAGGAGCGCAAGGCGCGCGGTGCCGAGATCAACGCCGTGCGCCAGGCCATCGACGCCGCCCTGACTGAGCGCGAGGGCGTCCTGAAACGCGCCGCGCTGGACGCGAAACTCTCCAGCGAGGCCATCGACGTCACCCTGCCCGGCCTGGGCCTGCCCTCGGGCGGCCTGCATCCTATCAACCGCGTGTACGACGAACTGATCGGCATCTATGAGCGCCTGGGCTACGCTGTGGTCGAGGGGCCGGAGGTCGAGGACGAGCATTACAACTTCGAGGCGCTGAACGTGCCCTGGTACCACCCGGCGCGCGACCTGCAGGACACCTTCTGGCTCGAAGACGGCCGCCTGCTCCGGACGCACACCAGCCCCATGCAGATCAGGTACATGGTGGAGCACGAGCCGGCCCTGAAGGTCGTGGTGCGCGGCAAGGTCTACCGCTATGAGGCCACCGACGCCACCCACGAGAGCATGTTCCACCAGCTCGAGGGTCTGGTCGTGGGCGAGGGCATCTCCATGGCCGACCTGAAGGGCACCATCGCCGAGATGGCCCGTGGGCTGTACGGCGCCAGCGCGAAGGTGCGCTTCCAGCCCAGCTACTACCCCTTCGTGGAGCCCGGCGCCGACTTCGCCGTGTGGTGGGAGAACCCGCGGGGCGAGAGCAAGTGGCTGGAGCTGGGCGGCTGCGGCATGATCCACCCCAATGTCTTCAAAGCCGTGGACGACCTGCGCGAGGCCCAGGGCAAGGCGCGCGTCTACGAGGGCCAGACCGGCTTCGCCTTCGGCCTGGGGCCGGAGCGGATCGCCATGCTCAAGTACGGCGTGCCGGATATCCGCTATTTCTACGCGAACGATCCGAGGGTGCTGGGCCAGTTCCGGGGGGAGCTGGGATGA
- a CDS encoding winged helix-turn-helix transcriptional regulator, with translation MKYGRAASAGPECGVERTLAVIGGKWTTLVLRELLTGTRRYSDLKRTLGRVSPKTLTERLRHLEAEGLLTRTVYAEVPPRVEYALTPRGESLGEIIAAMGRWGTQDGAQGSGRPASPAQRPRSTADGAANSSAQT, from the coding sequence ATGAAATACGGCCGCGCCGCCTCGGCAGGCCCCGAATGCGGGGTCGAACGTACCCTCGCGGTCATCGGGGGCAAGTGGACGACCCTGGTGCTGCGCGAACTGCTGACCGGCACCCGCCGCTACAGCGACCTCAAGCGCACGCTGGGCCGGGTTTCGCCCAAGACCCTGACCGAGAGGTTGCGCCACCTGGAGGCCGAGGGCCTGCTGACCCGCACGGTGTACGCCGAGGTGCCGCCCCGCGTGGAGTATGCCCTGACCCCGCGCGGCGAGAGCCTGGGCGAGATCATCGCCGCGATGGGGCGCTGGGGCACGCAGGATGGCGCCCAGGGGAGCGGCCGGCCCGCTTCCCCCGCCCAGCGCCCACGCTCTACGGCGGACGGTGCCGCGAATTCATCCGCCCAGACCTAG
- a CDS encoding potassium/proton antiporter, with translation MGEAHIELYLLAGGVLLLVSLVVSRLGGRLGIPGLLLFLGVGMLFGSDGLGIQFQDYRLAQALGTLALCFILFQGGLDTNWAQTRPVVRRGLSLATLGVLGTAGLMAVFAHFAFGLPWLVAWLLGAIVSSTDASAVFSVLKERNLGLKGDIDPLLEFESGGNDPMAVFLTIGLLELIADPGLGVLDIVPLFLRQMLIGALAGLVLGRAALWLLNRLQLQFEGLYSVLTIALALTIFGGAAVLGGSGFLAIYVAGVILGNADFIHKRSLINFHDGLSWLMQVAMFLTLGLLVNPRELLPTAGLALACALFLVFVARPVSVYLSLANAKMPLNEKSMVAWIGLRGAVPIVLATFPLLAGVPQAPTLFNIVFFIVLTSVLLQGTTLTLVARWLHVREALPERAIYPITYTPTGHNKNEMVEVEVMPGSAADGQRIVDLHLPPEALVILIHRGGEFLIPKGATGLMAGDSVLVLAGEQELRTVRRTLGLGAEGA, from the coding sequence ATGGGGGAAGCGCACATCGAGCTGTATCTGCTGGCGGGCGGCGTGCTGCTGCTCGTCAGCCTGGTGGTCAGCCGGCTGGGGGGGCGGCTGGGCATTCCGGGCCTGCTGCTGTTCCTGGGCGTGGGGATGCTGTTCGGCTCCGACGGGCTGGGCATCCAGTTCCAGGACTACCGGCTGGCCCAGGCGCTGGGCACGCTGGCGCTGTGTTTCATCCTCTTCCAGGGGGGACTGGACACCAACTGGGCGCAGACCCGCCCGGTGGTGCGCCGGGGCCTGAGTCTGGCGACCCTGGGCGTGCTGGGCACGGCGGGCCTGATGGCGGTGTTCGCGCATTTCGCCTTCGGCCTGCCCTGGCTGGTGGCCTGGCTGCTGGGCGCGATCGTCAGTTCCACGGACGCCAGCGCGGTGTTCAGCGTGCTCAAGGAGCGCAACCTGGGCCTGAAGGGCGACATCGACCCGCTGCTGGAGTTCGAGTCGGGCGGCAACGACCCGATGGCGGTGTTCCTGACCATCGGGCTGCTGGAACTGATCGCCGACCCTGGCCTGGGCGTCCTGGACATCGTGCCGCTGTTCCTGCGGCAGATGCTGATCGGCGCGCTGGCCGGGCTGGTGCTGGGGCGGGCCGCGCTGTGGCTGCTCAACCGGCTGCAGCTGCAGTTCGAGGGCCTGTACTCGGTGCTGACCATCGCGCTGGCGCTGACCATTTTCGGCGGTGCGGCCGTGCTGGGCGGCAGCGGCTTCCTGGCGATCTATGTCGCCGGGGTGATCCTGGGCAACGCCGACTTCATCCACAAGCGCAGCCTGATCAATTTCCACGACGGCCTCTCGTGGCTGATGCAGGTGGCGATGTTCCTGACCCTGGGGCTGCTGGTCAACCCGCGCGAGCTGCTGCCCACCGCCGGGCTGGCGCTGGCCTGCGCCCTGTTCCTGGTGTTCGTGGCGCGCCCTGTCAGCGTGTACCTCAGCCTGGCGAACGCCAAGATGCCGCTCAACGAAAAGAGCATGGTCGCCTGGATCGGCCTGCGCGGCGCGGTGCCCATCGTGCTGGCGACCTTTCCGCTGCTGGCGGGGGTGCCCCAGGCGCCGACCCTGTTCAACATCGTGTTCTTCATCGTGCTGACCTCGGTGCTGCTGCAGGGCACCACCCTGACCCTGGTGGCCCGCTGGCTGCACGTGCGCGAGGCGCTGCCAGAGCGCGCCATCTACCCGATCACCTACACCCCGACCGGGCACAACAAGAACGAGATGGTGGAGGTCGAGGTCATGCCCGGCAGCGCGGCCGACGGTCAGCGCATCGTGGATCTGCACCTGCCCCCGGAGGCGCTGGTGATCCTGATCCACCGGGGCGGCGAGTTCCTGATTCCCAAGGGCGCCACCGGGCTGATGGCCGGCGACAGCGTGCTGGTGCTGGCCGGTGAGCAGGAGCTGAGAACCGTGCGGCGCACCCTGGGACTGGGGGCGGAGGGGGCCTGA
- the glyA gene encoding serine hydroxymethyltransferase, whose protein sequence is MTTAEKPVTTRDSAIFDLIAQEEGRQRVGLELIASENFTSAAVREAQGSVLTNKYAEGYPGKRWYGGCEIVDQVETLAIERVKELFGAAWANVQPHSGSSANLAVYNALIEPGSVVLGMDLSHGGHLTHGNPVNFSGLRYRVVGYKVNPETELIDMEEVRRLAHEHRPKMIIAGASAYSRIIDFAAFRAVADEVGALLFADIAHIAGLVAAGEHPNALPHAHVVASTTHKTLRGPRGGIILSNDLEIGAKLDRAVFPGYQGGPLEHVIAAKAIAFGEALRPEFKTYARQIIRNAQALARAFQDRGYRVVSGGTDNHLLVLDLRPQGLNGTKATRRLDANHITISKSTLPYDTEKILHGGGIRIGTPAVTTRGMTEADMPTIADLIDRALKEEAVKEEVHAFAGRFPLP, encoded by the coding sequence ATGACCACTGCCGAGAAGCCCGTGACGACCCGCGACAGCGCGATCTTCGACCTGATCGCGCAGGAGGAAGGGCGCCAGCGCGTGGGGCTGGAGCTGATCGCCTCCGAGAACTTCACCTCCGCCGCCGTGCGGGAGGCGCAGGGCTCGGTACTGACGAACAAATACGCCGAGGGCTACCCCGGCAAGCGTTGGTACGGCGGCTGCGAGATCGTCGATCAGGTCGAGACGCTGGCCATCGAGCGGGTCAAGGAGCTGTTCGGGGCCGCGTGGGCCAACGTGCAGCCGCACTCGGGCAGCTCGGCCAACCTGGCGGTCTACAACGCCCTGATCGAGCCGGGATCGGTCGTGCTGGGCATGGATCTCTCGCACGGCGGGCACCTGACGCACGGCAATCCGGTGAACTTCTCGGGCCTGCGCTACAGGGTCGTGGGCTACAAGGTGAACCCCGAGACCGAACTGATCGACATGGAGGAGGTGCGCCGGCTGGCCCACGAGCACCGGCCCAAGATGATCATCGCGGGGGCCAGCGCGTATTCGCGGATCATCGACTTCGCCGCCTTCCGCGCAGTGGCCGATGAGGTCGGCGCCCTGCTGTTCGCCGACATCGCGCACATCGCGGGGCTGGTGGCGGCGGGCGAGCACCCCAACGCGCTGCCCCACGCGCACGTGGTCGCCTCCACCACCCACAAGACCCTGCGCGGGCCACGCGGCGGCATCATCCTCTCGAACGACCTCGAGATCGGCGCGAAGCTCGACCGGGCCGTGTTCCCCGGCTACCAGGGCGGGCCGCTGGAGCACGTCATCGCGGCCAAGGCCATCGCCTTCGGCGAGGCGCTGCGCCCCGAGTTCAAGACCTACGCCCGGCAGATCATCCGGAACGCGCAGGCGCTGGCAAGGGCCTTCCAGGACAGGGGCTACCGGGTGGTCTCGGGCGGCACCGACAACCACCTGCTGGTGCTCGACCTGCGCCCCCAGGGCCTGAACGGCACCAAGGCGACGCGCCGGCTCGATGCCAACCACATCACCATCTCCAAGTCCACGCTGCCCTACGACACCGAGAAGATCCTGCACGGCGGCGGCATCCGTATCGGCACCCCGGCCGTGACCACGCGCGGCATGACGGAAGCCGACATGCCCACCATCGCCGACCTGATCGACCGCGCCCTGAAGGAAGAGGCCGTGAAGGAGGAGGTTCACGCCTTCGCCGGCCGGTTCCCGCTGCCCTGA
- a CDS encoding NUDIX domain-containing protein, whose amino-acid sequence MRPRAVGILLNDHHEVLLILRRKAGREYATLPGGGIEGGETPAQACAREFLEEVNLIVEVGPPVFRLQARGDDDHYFQVSYRSGEMRLGDGPDAPPHSEDNHYDPQWVSVDRLEDVNFVPSELRDVVRGLARANPLPHTLSASGSSESPRRGTTES is encoded by the coding sequence ATGAGACCCCGAGCCGTCGGCATCCTCCTCAACGACCACCACGAAGTTCTGCTCATCCTGCGGCGCAAGGCAGGGCGCGAGTACGCCACGCTGCCCGGCGGCGGCATCGAGGGGGGCGAAACGCCCGCCCAGGCCTGCGCCCGCGAGTTTCTGGAAGAGGTCAACCTGATCGTCGAAGTTGGGCCGCCCGTCTTCCGCCTTCAGGCCAGGGGCGACGACGACCACTATTTTCAGGTTTCGTACCGCTCCGGCGAGATGCGCCTGGGCGACGGCCCCGATGCGCCGCCCCACTCCGAGGACAACCATTACGACCCGCAGTGGGTGAGCGTCGACCGGCTGGAGGACGTGAATTTCGTGCCGTCGGAATTGAGGGACGTGGTGCGGGGGCTGGCGCGAGCGAATCCCTTACCCCACACCCTCTCCGCCAGTGGCTCATCTGAGTCCCCCCGGAGAGGGACGACAGAAAGCTGA
- a CDS encoding four helix bundle protein, with translation MRDFQELHVWQRAHALTLRIYEETRAFPPDERFGVTSQLRRCAASVAANIAEGCGRSSDNELARFLTIALGSLAETSYFLILVRDLEYLLPDTAAHLQNDLTKLRKMLIAFHRRLKPLSS, from the coding sequence ATGCGAGATTTTCAGGAGTTGCATGTGTGGCAGCGGGCGCACGCGCTGACGCTGCGGATCTATGAGGAAACCCGTGCCTTCCCTCCAGACGAGCGATTCGGAGTCACCAGCCAGTTGCGACGCTGCGCAGCCTCGGTCGCGGCCAATATTGCTGAGGGCTGCGGCCGGAGCAGTGACAACGAACTTGCCCGGTTTCTTACCATTGCCCTGGGCTCCCTCGCCGAAACTTCCTATTTCCTGATCCTCGTCCGCGATCTTGAATACCTGCTTCCAGACACCGCAGCGCACCTGCAAAACGACTTGACCAAGCTTCGCAAAATGCTCATCGCCTTCCATCGCCGCCTCAAACCGCTTTCCTCATAG
- a CDS encoding putative bifunctional diguanylate cyclase/phosphodiesterase produces the protein MSPPTALRPSRADVPALLGLLGLYALHLALLLLPETGLGLPRLLGALPAGLTYVPVVLGAGALILSLAPRTPVPRAWRLIGTGTLLWGLGQLLYVAAQDTSGSATLADPLFLAFPVFFLLAFGQFERRWPTVTGAARLDVAALVVCLGAYLWYVLLAAQLSNPAHDPLSNLVAASYPLSDLLLLNLLIAQAWRRPGTAPHGQWWLALGMVGFIAADLGFSLLTLRGQYSGTQWPDALWPLSALVFAFAAYRATAVEAREEARPPGSAPRHPAATHPAARRSIGPLSRLTPYAALLGSFGLTLSLHSLHTPAARGVLIANAVVALLVAARQTQALRDLEKRSAELEDSRVLLQHQAFHDPLTGLGNRAQLRATLSRMLEEGELDEPRPVGLLFVDLDNFKFVNDALGHRAGDELLQEVARRLVAVGGPGVHCVRLGGDEFVLVQTGGGERSLSDMSDRIGEALRVPIELAGQHLHITASLGGALSTPQMRDPATLLRWADQALYTVKRSGKNAMSLHRPGIHDDEAARRVLIETRLRGAHERRELTLHYQPQLDRDGQQRSFEALLRWHDAELGPVSPAEFVPIAETAGLVTALDNWVVDQACWQLAQWFPAHPERRVSVNVSPPHLVRAGFLETLRTALERHGVPATALEIEVTERLLIEQEAQARTTLRALLDLGVQVAIDDFGVGQSSLAALLKLPISVLKIDRAFVGELEGPDAAQSQAASQVVQAVVALGRALGLRVVAEGVESCAQAQLLWGLGVDALQGYWIGRPVAPGEVAPVSAAARSTLPPATPPGSTLPTSPLPRHAPNPGEAGVLG, from the coding sequence ATGAGCCCCCCCACCGCCCTCCGACCGAGCCGGGCCGACGTGCCCGCGTTGCTCGGGCTGCTGGGGCTCTACGCGCTGCATCTGGCCCTGCTGCTCCTCCCGGAGACCGGTCTGGGGCTGCCCCGGCTGCTGGGGGCTCTGCCCGCCGGCCTGACCTACGTGCCGGTCGTCCTGGGCGCCGGCGCCCTGATCCTGAGCCTGGCTCCCCGCACCCCCGTGCCGCGGGCCTGGCGCCTGATCGGCACCGGAACCCTGCTGTGGGGCCTGGGGCAGCTGCTCTACGTGGCCGCGCAGGACACCAGCGGGTCGGCCACGCTCGCCGACCCGCTCTTCCTGGCGTTCCCCGTCTTCTTCCTGCTGGCCTTCGGGCAGTTCGAACGGCGCTGGCCCACGGTCACCGGGGCGGCCCGGCTGGACGTCGCGGCGCTGGTGGTGTGCCTGGGGGCATACCTGTGGTATGTCCTGCTGGCGGCGCAGCTGAGCAACCCGGCTCACGATCCCCTGTCGAATCTGGTCGCGGCCAGCTACCCCCTGAGCGACCTGCTGCTGCTCAACCTGCTGATCGCGCAGGCCTGGAGGCGTCCGGGCACCGCGCCGCACGGCCAGTGGTGGCTGGCCCTGGGCATGGTGGGTTTTATCGCCGCGGATCTGGGCTTCAGCCTGCTCACGCTGCGGGGCCAGTACAGCGGCACCCAGTGGCCGGACGCGTTGTGGCCCCTCTCGGCGCTGGTATTTGCCTTCGCGGCGTACCGGGCCACGGCCGTTGAGGCGCGGGAGGAGGCGCGCCCGCCCGGTTCCGCCCCCAGACACCCGGCTGCCACACACCCGGCCGCCAGACGCTCCATCGGCCCTCTCAGCCGGCTCACGCCCTACGCGGCCCTGCTGGGCAGCTTCGGCCTGACGCTGAGCCTGCACAGCCTGCACACCCCGGCGGCGCGCGGCGTGCTGATCGCCAACGCGGTGGTGGCCCTGCTGGTGGCGGCGCGGCAGACCCAGGCCCTGCGCGACCTGGAAAAGCGCAGCGCGGAACTCGAGGACAGCCGCGTGCTGCTGCAGCATCAGGCGTTCCACGACCCCCTGACCGGCCTGGGCAACCGCGCCCAGCTCCGGGCGACCCTCAGCCGGATGCTGGAAGAGGGCGAGCTGGACGAGCCCCGTCCGGTGGGGCTGCTGTTCGTGGATCTCGACAACTTCAAGTTCGTCAACGACGCGCTGGGTCACCGGGCCGGCGACGAACTGCTGCAGGAGGTCGCGCGCCGACTGGTGGCCGTGGGTGGGCCCGGGGTTCACTGTGTCCGGCTGGGGGGCGACGAGTTCGTGCTGGTGCAGACCGGCGGCGGGGAACGCTCGCTGAGCGACATGAGCGACCGGATCGGCGAGGCGCTGCGCGTGCCCATCGAGCTGGCCGGACAGCACCTGCACATCACCGCCTCGCTGGGGGGCGCCCTCTCGACCCCGCAGATGCGCGATCCGGCGACCCTGCTGCGCTGGGCCGACCAGGCCCTGTACACCGTCAAGCGCAGCGGCAAGAACGCCATGAGCCTGCACCGCCCCGGCATCCACGACGACGAGGCGGCCAGGCGGGTGCTCATCGAGACCCGGCTGCGCGGCGCGCACGAGCGCCGGGAACTCACGCTGCACTACCAGCCGCAGCTGGATCGGGACGGCCAGCAGCGCAGCTTCGAGGCCCTGCTGCGCTGGCACGACGCCGAACTCGGCCCGGTCTCGCCCGCGGAGTTCGTGCCCATCGCGGAGACGGCCGGCCTGGTGACGGCGCTCGACAACTGGGTGGTCGATCAGGCCTGCTGGCAGCTGGCGCAGTGGTTCCCGGCCCACCCGGAGCGCCGCGTGTCGGTCAACGTCAGCCCGCCCCATCTGGTACGGGCCGGCTTTCTGGAGACGCTGCGCACGGCGCTGGAACGTCACGGCGTCCCCGCCACGGCGCTGGAGATCGAGGTCACCGAGCGGCTGCTGATCGAGCAGGAAGCCCAGGCCCGCACCACCCTGCGCGCGCTGCTCGACCTGGGGGTGCAGGTGGCCATCGACGATTTCGGGGTGGGCCAGTCCTCGCTCGCGGCGCTGCTGAAGTTGCCGATCTCGGTGCTCAAGATCGACCGGGCCTTCGTGGGCGAACTGGAGGGGCCCGACGCCGCCCAGAGCCAGGCGGCCTCTCAGGTCGTGCAGGCGGTGGTCGCGCTGGGCCGCGCCCTGGGGCTGCGGGTGGTGGCCGAGGGCGTGGAGAGCTGCGCCCAGGCCCAGCTGCTGTGGGGGCTGGGCGTCGACGCGCTGCAGGGCTACTGGATCGGCCGGCCGGTGGCGCCGGGAGAGGTGGCCCCGGTGAGCGCTGCGGCCCGGTCCACCCTGCCTCCAGCCACCCCGCCAGGCTCCACCCTGCCCACGTCTCCCCTGCCAAGACACGCTCCCAATCCGGGTGAGGCGGGGGTGTTAGGGTAA